The following proteins come from a genomic window of Nocardioides albertanoniae:
- a CDS encoding maltokinase N-terminal cap-like domain-containing protein, producing MAIVHKATLTPSKAEIFGAWLADQPWRPGDLSRLIGGYRFDDPAGKVGIECVLLDAGDSVVHLPVTYREAPLEGAEDFRLSTCEHSALGTRYVYDACADPVAVRVLLTAALTGASQEPIDVYDESGFVERRDAVVTAVGSGSRPRNAAPSFDGVTIRSHGAETHVEAGSFAIVVKRLVDGSAADGDESIDVAWPGGSGALVGVRHL from the coding sequence ATGGCGATCGTTCACAAGGCCACCCTCACGCCGTCGAAGGCCGAGATCTTCGGTGCCTGGCTGGCCGACCAGCCGTGGCGACCGGGTGACCTGAGCCGCCTGATCGGGGGCTACCGGTTCGACGACCCGGCCGGCAAGGTCGGGATCGAGTGCGTGCTCCTCGACGCCGGCGACTCCGTCGTCCACCTCCCGGTCACCTACCGCGAGGCGCCGCTCGAGGGCGCCGAAGACTTCCGGCTGTCGACCTGCGAGCACTCCGCGCTCGGCACCCGCTACGTCTACGACGCCTGCGCCGACCCGGTGGCCGTGCGGGTGCTCCTGACCGCCGCGCTCACCGGCGCGAGCCAGGAGCCGATCGACGTCTACGACGAGAGCGGTTTCGTCGAGCGCCGTGATGCCGTCGTCACTGCCGTCGGCTCCGGGTCGCGACCACGCAACGCGGCGCCCTCCTTCGACGGCGTGACCATCCGTTCTCACGGTGCCGAGACCCACGTCGAGGCGGGCAGCTTCGCGATCGTGGTCAAGCGCCTCGTCGACGGATCCGCCGCTGACGGCGACGAGTCGATCGACGTCGCCTGGCCCGGCGGGTCAGGTGCTCTGGTCGGCGTACGTCACCTGTGA
- the mmsB gene encoding multiple monosaccharide ABC transporter permease, giving the protein MNALLNTLRGNVRQYGMIIALAAIVILFQLSTEGVLLKPLNVSNLVVQNAQILILAIGMVIVIVARHIDLSVGSVAAFVGAASAIMMTQYSVPWWLAVFLGLLLGTAIGAWHGFWVAYVGIPAFIVTLASMLLFRGLTLVVLKGATVGGLPDQFKAIGNGFLPEIGPDTGLHNLTLLIAVAAVGVLIFLEVRRRSAQAAYNFDVLPFPLFMVKLALLTIVIMYFAYLLADARGLPIVGLILAGLIVAYTFIMNKTVFGRHVYAIGGNVDAATMSGVNTKRVDFLVMTNMGLLAGLAGLVTTARLTAANPKAGVNFELDAIAAAFIGGAAVTGGVGTVVGAIIGGLVMGVLNNGMSLLGVSIDWQQAIKGLVLLLAVAFDVWNKRRTAGSGGAGAEAAEPSAPPPDELAEEIDAMGAELSVDADSDSSKT; this is encoded by the coding sequence ATGAATGCCCTGCTCAACACACTGCGCGGGAACGTCCGCCAGTACGGGATGATCATCGCTCTGGCGGCGATCGTCATCCTCTTCCAGCTCTCCACCGAAGGCGTGCTGCTCAAGCCGCTCAACGTCTCCAACCTGGTCGTCCAGAACGCCCAGATCCTGATCCTGGCCATCGGCATGGTGATCGTGATCGTGGCGCGCCACATCGACCTCTCGGTCGGCTCCGTGGCCGCCTTCGTCGGCGCCGCGTCGGCGATCATGATGACGCAGTACAGCGTGCCGTGGTGGCTGGCCGTCTTCCTCGGCCTGCTGCTCGGCACCGCCATCGGCGCCTGGCACGGCTTCTGGGTGGCGTACGTCGGGATCCCGGCGTTCATCGTGACGCTGGCCTCGATGCTGCTCTTCCGCGGTCTGACGCTGGTCGTGCTCAAGGGCGCGACCGTCGGTGGCCTGCCCGACCAGTTCAAGGCCATCGGCAACGGCTTCCTGCCCGAGATCGGGCCGGACACCGGGCTGCACAACCTGACCCTCCTCATCGCGGTGGCAGCCGTCGGGGTGCTGATCTTCCTCGAGGTGCGGCGCCGCTCTGCCCAGGCTGCCTACAACTTCGACGTGCTGCCCTTCCCGCTGTTCATGGTGAAGCTGGCGCTGCTGACGATCGTGATCATGTACTTCGCCTACCTGCTCGCCGACGCTCGCGGACTGCCGATCGTCGGCCTGATCCTGGCCGGGCTGATCGTGGCCTACACGTTCATCATGAACAAGACGGTCTTCGGCCGGCACGTCTACGCGATCGGCGGCAACGTCGACGCGGCGACCATGTCGGGCGTCAACACCAAGCGCGTCGACTTCCTGGTCATGACCAACATGGGGCTGCTCGCGGGTCTGGCCGGTCTGGTGACCACCGCCCGTCTGACCGCGGCCAACCCCAAGGCCGGCGTCAACTTCGAGCTCGACGCGATCGCCGCCGCCTTCATCGGTGGCGCGGCCGTCACCGGCGGCGTCGGCACCGTCGTCGGCGCGATCATCGGCGGCCTCGTCATGGGTGTGCTCAACAACGGCATGTCGCTGCTCGGTGTCTCCATCGACTGGCAGCAGGCCATCAAGGGCCTGGTGCTCCTGCTCGCCGTCGCGTTCGACGTGTGGAACAAGCGCCGCACGGCCGGGTCCGGAGGCGCCGGTGCCGAGGCCGCCGAGCCCAGCGCCCCGCCGCCCGACGAGCTCGCCGAGGAGATCGACGCCATGGGCGCCGAGCTCAGCGTCGACGCCGACAGCGACTCTTCGAAGACCTGA
- a CDS encoding ATP-binding protein encodes MRRPRTERAYGPGFEKPRSGRKGVFGKGGDDSKGAREPRGDKWALEEVRGHLTFTADRIIAWYLAEPQTWSFRAHSDLEGLITDQASQLADLVGNTVHGRVTTRPYPVRHWAHAAFANAPDPQPGFEEMMARNQAHMAAHSQADKLVYYGVDLGRRDATVRTLAKFSAGAAEREMAAISERLDTVNRVMSRAGFSARPAVGHDMEWMIARSLSLGAKIPVPEPGEAQQNFLDTDDMAEWFESVSWSAEPLAPTVQVTSSIGGRQETSHVCVVTVSRIGDIEVPETHAPWMAKTDALGFPVEWSFRVEPRSPEDVSREMSSLTRRIDGQVSHWSDDHGKRPPKQLSRQAGRAADVEDEMRSEFTGLSTRTRGWYRIAVTGRTEAEALDKAQKVVDLYRPQIKITRQLGQYHLAREFVPGEPLASTAHARKFPVLKVAAGLPAVTAEVGDKRGFYLGETSAMASRAVLMDPWYLTEVMEQAGLIPLVGTPGSGKSTLMGVVIYMSILSGVHGVAMDPAGRLQRLMTLPEIGGGVFNGQQVPARARSVDVLGGRPGSLSPYAVVPDPNPELIRAEAMSEHEFAERLHRERSAAVQQRRDLTVSVLRACLPVGLSNNEDVLKRIRARVMEAQADRGADTSTIVKMLFEGDGGDQEIARELAAARERELGRLFFGNDFRQADEELKGTPFTFYNLKGLNTPPEHVPREEWSAEEQMARPIMTLAAWSALHLIYRSDPNERKLFALDEAHEVTQASGGTGRALVHKLSSDSRKNNCAALVSTQNASAILGSDINNFVGAAFVGRTQDESAQRDALKLLGKPEGLGYESILARLSPRTRRGDEQLGFREFIYRDGLGGDTGHGGMEIIKVTLNHHPGLQEALNTTADPTRRVSRALGGESAGLSAADPSGDGLD; translated from the coding sequence ATGAGGCGGCCGCGAACGGAGCGGGCCTACGGGCCCGGCTTCGAGAAGCCCAGGTCGGGACGCAAGGGCGTCTTCGGCAAGGGCGGCGACGACTCGAAGGGCGCGCGTGAGCCGAGAGGCGACAAGTGGGCGCTGGAGGAGGTGCGTGGCCACCTGACCTTCACGGCCGACCGCATCATCGCCTGGTATCTCGCCGAGCCGCAGACCTGGTCGTTCCGTGCCCACTCCGACCTCGAGGGGCTGATCACCGACCAGGCCAGCCAGCTCGCTGACCTGGTCGGCAACACGGTCCACGGCCGCGTGACCACCCGCCCCTATCCCGTACGCCACTGGGCGCATGCAGCGTTCGCCAACGCTCCCGATCCCCAGCCCGGGTTCGAGGAGATGATGGCGCGCAACCAGGCCCACATGGCCGCGCACAGCCAGGCCGACAAGCTCGTCTACTACGGCGTCGACCTCGGCAGGCGCGACGCCACGGTGCGTACGCTGGCGAAGTTCTCCGCCGGCGCCGCCGAGCGTGAGATGGCCGCGATCAGCGAGCGGCTCGACACGGTCAACCGGGTGATGTCGCGGGCCGGCTTCTCCGCGCGGCCGGCGGTCGGCCACGACATGGAGTGGATGATCGCGCGCTCGCTCTCGCTGGGCGCCAAGATCCCCGTGCCCGAGCCCGGCGAGGCTCAGCAGAACTTCCTCGACACCGACGACATGGCCGAGTGGTTCGAGTCGGTGTCATGGTCGGCCGAGCCGCTGGCGCCGACCGTGCAGGTCACCAGCAGCATCGGCGGTCGCCAGGAGACCAGCCACGTCTGCGTCGTGACCGTCTCGCGCATCGGTGACATCGAGGTGCCCGAGACCCACGCGCCGTGGATGGCGAAGACCGACGCGCTCGGCTTCCCGGTGGAGTGGTCCTTCCGGGTGGAGCCGCGCTCTCCGGAGGATGTCTCCCGGGAGATGTCGTCGCTGACGCGGCGTATCGACGGCCAGGTCAGCCACTGGTCCGACGACCACGGCAAGCGCCCGCCCAAGCAGCTCAGCCGTCAGGCCGGCCGCGCCGCCGACGTCGAGGACGAGATGCGCTCGGAGTTCACCGGCCTCTCCACCCGCACCCGGGGCTGGTATCGGATCGCGGTCACCGGCCGCACCGAGGCGGAGGCGCTCGACAAGGCGCAGAAGGTCGTCGACCTCTACCGCCCCCAGATCAAGATCACCCGCCAGCTGGGGCAGTATCACCTGGCGCGCGAGTTCGTGCCCGGTGAGCCGCTGGCGAGCACCGCCCACGCGCGCAAGTTCCCCGTGCTCAAGGTCGCCGCCGGACTCCCGGCAGTCACCGCGGAGGTCGGCGACAAGCGCGGCTTCTATCTCGGTGAGACCTCCGCGATGGCGTCGCGGGCGGTGCTGATGGACCCGTGGTATCTGACCGAGGTCATGGAGCAGGCCGGCCTGATCCCGCTGGTCGGCACGCCCGGTTCGGGCAAGTCGACCCTGATGGGTGTCGTCATCTACATGTCGATCCTGAGCGGTGTGCACGGCGTCGCGATGGACCCGGCGGGTCGTCTGCAGCGGCTGATGACGCTGCCGGAGATCGGTGGCGGGGTCTTCAACGGCCAGCAGGTGCCGGCCCGGGCGCGCAGCGTCGACGTGCTGGGCGGTCGCCCCGGCTCGCTCTCGCCGTACGCCGTCGTGCCCGACCCCAACCCCGAGCTCATCAGGGCCGAGGCGATGTCGGAGCACGAGTTCGCCGAGCGCCTCCACCGGGAGCGGTCGGCCGCCGTGCAGCAGCGCCGTGACCTGACGGTCTCGGTGCTCCGCGCCTGCCTGCCGGTCGGGCTGTCCAACAACGAGGACGTGCTCAAGCGCATCCGCGCGCGTGTCATGGAGGCGCAGGCCGACCGTGGCGCCGACACCTCGACCATCGTGAAGATGCTCTTCGAGGGCGACGGCGGTGACCAGGAGATCGCCCGCGAGCTGGCCGCCGCCCGCGAGCGCGAGCTCGGCCGCCTCTTCTTCGGCAACGACTTCCGTCAGGCCGACGAGGAGCTGAAGGGCACGCCGTTCACCTTCTACAACCTCAAGGGCCTCAACACTCCGCCCGAGCACGTGCCGCGCGAGGAGTGGAGCGCCGAGGAGCAGATGGCCCGCCCGATCATGACCCTCGCGGCCTGGTCGGCGCTGCACCTGATCTACCGCAGCGACCCCAACGAGCGGAAGCTGTTCGCGCTCGACGAGGCCCACGAGGTCACCCAGGCGAGCGGCGGCACCGGTCGTGCCCTGGTGCACAAGCTCTCCAGCGACTCCCGCAAGAACAACTGTGCCGCGCTGGTCTCCACCCAGAACGCCTCCGCGATCCTGGGCTCCGACATCAACAACTTCGTCGGCGCCGCCTTCGTGGGGCGTACGCAGGACGAGTCTGCCCAGCGCGACGCGCTCAAGCTGCTCGGCAAGCCCGAGGGCCTGGGCTACGAGTCGATCCTGGCCCGGCTCTCACCGCGCACGCGGCGCGGCGACGAGCAGCTCGGCTTCCGCGAGTTCATCTACCGCGACGGTCTCGGCGGCGACACCGGCCACGGCGGCATGGAGATCATCAAGGTCACCCTCAACCACCACCCCGGTCTGCAGGAGGCGCTCAACACCACCGCCGACCCGACCCGCCGCGTCAGCAGGGCGCTCGGTGGCGAGTCGGCCGGTCTCTCCGCGGCTGACCCTTCCGGGGACGGGCTCGACTGA
- a CDS encoding type IV toxin-antitoxin system AbiEi family antitoxin domain-containing protein — protein sequence MNPRIQATMAANHGLITRRQALAAGLDLETIHTHVKSGAWTAVRRGVYAETAYVQSITLPTDRQRLRDRAACAAITVPFLRSHDTAALELDMPILLPKKPQTHVTRAPVVGSHNKWGVKHHLAPYLDVQVAQANGFDVLGLARTAVDIAREHGRPYGVVAVDSARRMGVPLSELQEVLDHMEHWPYRRQAQEAIDLSYAGSESIGETLTRDVLEELGLSDIETQFEISDGIRTARFDLRVGRHIFEFDGRSKYVATADGGLALRSVDEVLAEEKDRQDWAHGFHLGMSRVRWHDLFGRERTFLKPRLNREYLATCRAFGTDISDLERFRVRRPRAA from the coding sequence ATGAACCCACGAATCCAGGCAACCATGGCCGCCAACCATGGCCTCATCACTCGCCGGCAGGCGCTCGCAGCCGGCCTGGACCTCGAGACGATCCACACTCACGTCAAGAGTGGCGCGTGGACGGCCGTGCGCCGCGGCGTCTACGCCGAAACCGCGTACGTCCAGAGCATCACGCTGCCCACAGACAGACAGCGCCTTCGTGATCGGGCCGCCTGTGCGGCCATCACGGTGCCGTTCCTACGAAGCCACGACACGGCAGCGCTCGAGCTCGACATGCCCATCCTGCTGCCGAAGAAGCCGCAGACGCACGTCACGCGCGCACCAGTCGTCGGCAGCCACAACAAGTGGGGCGTCAAGCATCATCTTGCGCCCTATCTCGACGTTCAAGTTGCGCAGGCAAACGGGTTCGATGTCCTCGGTCTCGCCCGCACCGCGGTCGACATCGCCCGCGAGCACGGCCGGCCGTACGGTGTCGTCGCCGTCGACTCCGCCCGCCGGATGGGAGTTCCTCTCAGTGAGCTTCAGGAGGTCCTCGACCACATGGAGCACTGGCCCTACCGACGGCAGGCGCAGGAAGCCATCGACCTCTCGTACGCAGGGTCCGAGTCGATCGGCGAGACACTCACTCGTGACGTACTCGAAGAGCTCGGGCTCTCAGACATCGAGACCCAGTTCGAGATCTCGGACGGCATACGCACCGCTCGGTTCGACCTTAGGGTGGGCCGCCACATCTTCGAGTTCGATGGACGTTCCAAATACGTGGCAACCGCCGACGGCGGCTTGGCGCTGCGGTCGGTCGACGAGGTGCTGGCCGAGGAGAAGGACCGCCAAGACTGGGCCCACGGTTTCCACCTCGGCATGTCACGGGTGAGGTGGCACGACCTCTTCGGCCGCGAGCGCACCTTCCTCAAGCCCCGTCTGAACCGGGAGTATCTGGCCACATGTCGCGCCTTCGGCACCGACATCTCCGACCTCGAGCGGTTCCGCGTACGTCGCCCGAGGGCGGCCTGA
- a CDS encoding 1,4-dihydroxy-2-naphthoate polyprenyltransferase, protein MANTAQWLEGARPRTLPAALAPVIAGTGVAAYAGGLVWWKALLALVVSLALQVAVNYANDYSDGIRGTDDERVGPLRLTGSGLAKPAAVKRAAFIAFGVAAVAGLVLALTSAWWLVVVGLVCMIAAWYYTGGSHPYGYAGLGEVMVFVFFGLVAVVGTTFVQTETWEWGALWAGVGIGAVTSALLVANNLRDIPGDTESGKVTLAVRLGDARTRWLYAALVALAAAAVVLVALTTSWWALLGLGFLVVAAQGVRTVLDRANLGPRLIPALQQTGLATLVWGLLVGLPLLFV, encoded by the coding sequence GTGGCAAACACCGCTCAGTGGCTCGAGGGAGCCCGTCCCCGCACACTCCCAGCGGCGCTCGCGCCGGTCATCGCCGGGACGGGGGTGGCTGCGTACGCCGGTGGGCTGGTCTGGTGGAAGGCGCTGCTCGCGCTCGTGGTGTCGCTGGCGCTGCAGGTGGCGGTCAACTACGCCAACGACTACTCCGACGGCATCCGGGGCACCGACGACGAGCGGGTGGGCCCCCTGCGGCTGACCGGCTCCGGCCTGGCGAAGCCGGCGGCGGTCAAGCGCGCCGCCTTCATCGCCTTCGGTGTCGCCGCGGTGGCCGGCCTCGTGCTGGCGCTGACCTCGGCGTGGTGGCTGGTCGTGGTGGGTCTGGTCTGCATGATCGCGGCCTGGTACTACACCGGCGGCTCGCACCCCTATGGCTACGCCGGCCTCGGCGAGGTCATGGTCTTCGTCTTCTTCGGCCTCGTCGCGGTCGTCGGCACCACGTTCGTGCAGACCGAGACCTGGGAGTGGGGCGCGCTGTGGGCGGGCGTCGGCATCGGTGCCGTCACCTCCGCCCTCCTCGTCGCCAACAATCTCCGCGACATCCCCGGCGACACCGAGTCGGGCAAGGTCACCCTGGCCGTGCGGCTCGGTGACGCGCGCACCCGCTGGCTCTACGCCGCCCTGGTGGCCCTGGCCGCGGCCGCGGTCGTGCTCGTCGCCCTGACTACCTCGTGGTGGGCGCTGCTCGGCCTCGGCTTCCTCGTCGTCGCCGCACAGGGTGTGCGCACCGTGCTCGATCGCGCCAACCTCGGCCCCCGCCTGATCCCCGCCCTCCAGCAGACCGGCCTGGCCACCCTGGTGTGGGGGCTGCTGGTCGGACTGCCGCTGCTGTTCGTCTGA
- the mmsA gene encoding multiple monosaccharide ABC transporter ATP-binding protein translates to MTSPILEMRGITKEFPGVKALADVNLVVNRGDIHAICGENGAGKSTLMKVLSGVYPHGTYAGEIVFEGTPATFGNIRQSEAAGIVIIHQELALIPELSIAENIFLGNETAKRGVIDWGRANRDAIDLLARVGLRENPLTPVKNLGIGKQQLVEIAKALSKEVKLLILDEPTAALNDDDSQHLLALLEGLKEKGITSIMISHKLNEIEQIADEITILRDGQSIETLSVAAGGVDEDRIIRGMVGRDLDNRFPDHTPAIGDVLFEVRDWTVMHPQDSHREVIRQANLSVRAGEIVGIAGMMGAGRTELARSIFGRSYGSRTSGSLVLDGAELHLSTVTQAIDAGIAYVSEDRKGLGLNLIDDIKTSVTSAALKKLRAGLVVDEHKEVVVAESYRKNLNIKAPSITAGVGKLSGGNQQKVVLSKWMYTDPKLLILDEPTRGIDVGAKYEIYGIIQELARSGRGVLVISSELPELLGLCDRIYTLAEGVITHEFDRSEATQESLMRYMTADARK, encoded by the coding sequence ATGACCTCACCGATCCTGGAGATGCGCGGCATCACCAAGGAGTTTCCCGGCGTCAAGGCGCTCGCCGACGTCAACCTCGTCGTCAACCGCGGTGACATCCACGCCATCTGCGGCGAGAACGGAGCCGGCAAGAGCACCCTGATGAAGGTGCTCAGCGGCGTCTACCCCCACGGGACGTACGCCGGCGAGATCGTCTTCGAGGGCACGCCCGCGACGTTCGGCAACATCCGGCAGAGCGAGGCCGCCGGCATCGTCATCATCCATCAGGAGCTCGCCCTCATCCCCGAGCTCTCGATCGCGGAGAACATCTTCCTCGGCAACGAGACCGCCAAGCGCGGCGTCATCGACTGGGGCCGCGCCAACCGTGACGCCATCGACCTGCTCGCGCGGGTCGGCCTGCGCGAGAACCCGCTGACGCCGGTCAAGAACCTCGGCATCGGCAAGCAGCAGCTCGTCGAGATCGCCAAGGCGCTCTCGAAGGAGGTCAAGCTGCTCATCCTCGACGAGCCGACCGCCGCCCTCAACGACGACGACTCCCAGCACCTGCTCGCGCTGCTGGAGGGGCTGAAGGAGAAGGGGATCACCTCGATCATGATCAGCCACAAGCTGAACGAGATCGAGCAGATCGCCGACGAGATCACCATCCTCCGCGACGGCCAGAGCATCGAGACCCTCTCCGTCGCCGCCGGTGGTGTCGACGAGGACCGGATCATCCGCGGGATGGTCGGCCGTGATCTCGACAACCGCTTCCCCGACCACACCCCAGCCATCGGCGATGTGCTCTTCGAGGTGCGTGACTGGACGGTCATGCACCCCCAGGACAGCCACCGCGAGGTCATCCGGCAGGCCAACCTCTCTGTGCGTGCCGGCGAGATCGTCGGCATCGCCGGGATGATGGGCGCCGGACGCACCGAGCTGGCGCGGTCGATCTTCGGACGCTCCTACGGATCGCGGACCTCCGGCTCGCTGGTCCTGGACGGAGCCGAGCTGCACCTCAGCACGGTCACCCAGGCGATCGATGCGGGCATCGCGTACGTCTCCGAGGACCGCAAGGGCCTCGGGCTCAACCTGATCGACGACATCAAGACCTCGGTGACGTCGGCCGCGCTGAAGAAGCTGCGCGCCGGGCTCGTCGTCGACGAGCACAAGGAGGTCGTGGTCGCCGAGAGCTACCGCAAGAACCTCAACATCAAGGCGCCCTCGATCACCGCCGGGGTCGGCAAGCTGTCGGGAGGCAACCAGCAGAAGGTGGTGCTGTCCAAGTGGATGTACACCGACCCGAAGCTGCTGATCCTCGACGAGCCGACCCGAGGCATCGATGTCGGCGCCAAGTACGAGATCTACGGGATCATCCAGGAGCTCGCCCGCAGCGGTCGCGGGGTCCTGGTGATCTCTTCCGAGCTGCCTGAGCTGCTCGGACTGTGTGATCGCATCTACACCCTCGCCGAGGGCGTGATCACCCATGAGTTCGACCGCTCAGAGGCCACCCAGGAGTCCCTGATGCGCTACATGACCGCGGACGCGAGGAAGTAA
- a CDS encoding MFS transporter — MRDKVLSEDPLIRAMSYQSVLSAFAEGTFLTGSAIFFTQIVGLSAAQVGLGLTIAGAATFLFAVPLGRLADRVGTRVTWILGAILQALLFGAWILVDNFAAYVAVEVLLALASSWQKSGRDAYRISIFPAKTRVRSFAYMRAARNVGYTLGALASGLALAADSNTLIKAVPVMTAVVLLVNAFWISRLPRLTTPAPAIAAPQDVRDRLGALRNLPFLATTFFNGVLATHQVLLNVVIPLWLVQETDAPRVLLAWLFGTNTVMAVGLQVIAARGVNDVTTSLKAQRRGALCFLASCGIVAVTHDTVGLVTIALVWIGHVTVTGAELLQSSGEWGLIADLSDPNHRGDYQGAAQVGDTLGTVWAPAAYTFLAMEVGTLGWGIIAVVIVVATIGIHPSARAAERYLVRRQPVAA, encoded by the coding sequence ATGCGGGACAAGGTCCTCTCAGAAGACCCGCTCATCCGAGCGATGTCCTACCAGTCAGTGCTCTCGGCGTTCGCCGAAGGCACCTTCCTGACCGGATCGGCGATCTTCTTCACTCAGATCGTCGGCCTCTCCGCCGCACAGGTCGGCCTCGGTCTCACGATCGCGGGCGCAGCAACGTTCTTGTTCGCCGTCCCCCTGGGCCGACTCGCGGATCGAGTCGGCACCCGCGTCACCTGGATCCTCGGCGCCATCCTCCAGGCGCTCCTCTTCGGAGCCTGGATCCTGGTCGACAACTTCGCTGCGTACGTCGCCGTCGAGGTGCTCCTGGCGCTCGCCTCGTCGTGGCAGAAGTCGGGCCGCGACGCCTACCGGATCTCGATCTTCCCCGCCAAGACGCGGGTGCGGTCCTTCGCCTACATGCGTGCGGCTCGCAACGTCGGCTACACGCTCGGCGCCCTGGCCAGCGGCCTCGCCCTGGCGGCCGACTCCAACACCCTGATCAAGGCCGTCCCGGTGATGACAGCCGTGGTGCTGCTGGTCAACGCCTTCTGGATCTCCCGCCTCCCCCGCCTGACGACCCCGGCTCCCGCGATCGCGGCGCCGCAGGACGTACGCGACCGGCTCGGCGCCCTGCGCAACCTCCCGTTCCTGGCGACCACGTTCTTCAACGGGGTGCTCGCCACCCATCAGGTGCTGCTCAACGTGGTCATCCCGCTGTGGCTGGTGCAGGAGACCGATGCGCCGCGAGTGCTGCTCGCGTGGCTGTTCGGCACCAACACGGTGATGGCCGTCGGCCTGCAGGTGATCGCCGCGCGCGGCGTCAACGACGTGACCACGTCGCTGAAGGCACAGCGCCGCGGCGCCCTCTGCTTCCTCGCCTCCTGCGGCATCGTCGCGGTCACCCACGACACCGTCGGCCTGGTCACGATCGCTCTCGTCTGGATCGGGCACGTCACCGTCACCGGCGCCGAGCTGCTCCAGTCGTCCGGTGAATGGGGCCTGATCGCCGACCTGTCCGACCCGAACCATCGTGGCGACTACCAGGGAGCCGCCCAGGTCGGCGACACCCTCGGCACCGTCTGGGCCCCGGCGGCCTACACGTTCCTCGCCATGGAGGTCGGCACGCTCGGTTGGGGCATCATCGCGGTCGTCATCGTCGTCGCGACCATCGGCATCCACCCCTCCGCCCGCGCGGCCGAGCGCTACCTCGTGCGCCGGCAGCCGGTTGCTGCCTAG
- a CDS encoding DUF4229 domain-containing protein produces the protein MKEFWIYTGLRLLSLVATFGIVAGIWSLVAGEVNIFYSVILAFLISGALSFFVLDPQRRALAEKVEARAAKAVEASRAKEDSEIDGEPTGEGDSQKVS, from the coding sequence ATGAAAGAGTTCTGGATCTACACCGGTCTGCGGCTGCTGTCGCTGGTCGCGACCTTCGGCATCGTGGCGGGCATCTGGTCGCTCGTCGCCGGCGAGGTCAACATCTTCTACTCGGTGATCCTGGCGTTCCTGATCAGCGGCGCGCTCTCCTTCTTCGTGCTCGACCCGCAGCGTCGGGCGCTCGCCGAGAAGGTCGAGGCCCGCGCCGCGAAGGCGGTCGAGGCCTCCCGCGCCAAGGAAGACTCCGAGATCGACGGTGAGCCGACCGGCGAAGGCGATAGCCAGAAGGTCTCCTGA
- the chvE gene encoding multiple monosaccharide ABC transporter substrate-binding protein produces MRKLLTTITAAALALGLAACGGDGGGDGDKGTIGVAMPTKSSERWIADGNNIKKELEAEGYKVDLQYAEDDIPTQVSQVENMVTKGVDVLVVAAIDGTALGEVLDTADSQEIPVISYDRLILGTEAVDYYSTFDNYEVGKQQATSLVEGLKAKGKGPYNVELFAGSPDDNNADYFWDGAMTVLEPLIKSGEIVIPSGQTDFKQVAILRWDPATAQKRMEDLLTKTYASKKVQGVLSPYDGLSLGIIAALKGNGYTAADLPIITGQDAEVQSVKSIAAGEQYSTIFKDTRKLAQVTLDMIIAVGEGKEPEVNDTETYDNGKKVVPSNVLEIVPVKKDNIQKVLVDSKYYTADEIK; encoded by the coding sequence GTGCGCAAGCTACTCACCACGATCACCGCGGCGGCGCTTGCGCTCGGCCTGGCGGCATGCGGCGGCGACGGCGGCGGCGATGGTGACAAGGGCACCATCGGTGTGGCCATGCCGACCAAGTCGTCCGAGCGTTGGATCGCCGACGGCAACAACATCAAGAAGGAGCTGGAGGCAGAGGGTTACAAGGTCGACCTGCAGTATGCCGAGGACGACATCCCGACCCAGGTCTCCCAGGTCGAGAACATGGTGACCAAGGGCGTCGACGTCCTGGTGGTCGCCGCCATCGACGGCACCGCGCTCGGCGAGGTGCTCGACACCGCCGACTCCCAGGAGATCCCGGTGATCAGCTACGACCGCCTCATCCTGGGCACCGAGGCCGTCGACTACTACTCGACCTTCGACAACTACGAGGTCGGCAAGCAGCAGGCCACCTCGCTGGTCGAGGGCCTGAAGGCGAAGGGCAAGGGGCCCTACAACGTCGAGCTCTTCGCGGGTTCGCCGGACGACAACAACGCCGACTACTTCTGGGACGGCGCCATGACGGTGCTCGAGCCGCTGATCAAGTCCGGCGAGATCGTCATCCCGTCCGGCCAGACCGACTTCAAGCAGGTCGCGATCCTGCGCTGGGACCCGGCCACCGCGCAGAAGCGCATGGAGGACCTCCTCACCAAGACGTACGCCTCGAAGAAGGTCCAGGGCGTGCTCTCGCCCTACGACGGTCTCTCGCTCGGCATCATCGCCGCCCTCAAGGGCAACGGCTACACCGCCGCCGACCTGCCGATCATCACCGGCCAGGACGCCGAGGTGCAGTCGGTGAAGTCGATCGCAGCCGGTGAGCAGTACTCCACGATCTTCAAGGACACCCGCAAGCTCGCGCAGGTGACCCTCGACATGATCATCGCCGTCGGTGAGGGCAAGGAGCCCGAGGTCAACGACACCGAGACCTACGACAACGGCAAGAAGGTCGTGCCGTCGAACGTCCTGGAGATCGTCCCGGTGAAGAAGGACAACATCCAGAAGGTGCTGGTCGACTCCAAGTACTACACCGCCGACGAGATCAAGTAG